cgagaacaattccGAATCAAACTAacccatttttttctattttcacttctttcttcttgttcttcttccctatctcttcttcttcaacagccactgctgctgctgctatcATCCACCGTCACCGGTCACCAACGACCGGTCCAATGAGCTCACCGGAGGCTTGCCAAGCTAGGGCgagatccgacgagctcgctGGTGGTTAGGTGAGCCTGCCTCGGtcaccggcgagcctcgcccaactacTGGCGAGGCTTAGTCAATGAGGCACGGCTCACCAAGGGCCGACGATGCTCTAGTGAGGTTGTCTCGCCTCGTCTAGCCGATTCTGATCATCCTAAGGCCGGCaacccttgaagaagaagaagagaaagaagaaaaagtaattaaatttattcaagaattaaaaaaaaattagaacactatcaaacgcaattctatttcgagaataaaaaatttggacaattaccaaacggtttaaaatgcttaaaaattattttcgaaaataaaataaaaaataatcatttattatcagaaattattctcgaatgcgagaatggttaccaaacgcatcctaaatagcatttttatagaaaaaaaaaggaaaatttctctGGCCAGGCAAACGACGAAAGAGTCGGACAAAGCCGTTCGAAACTAGGAAGCCACCCTCCAATCAGTTCAATTACTCAAAAGCCTTGCCACTTGTCATCTGCTGATTGGCTCTTCCTTTCCCCTCTATCGCAAGTGCAAGCAATCCTCACGCTCTATCGCTTGAAGGCACCAGCTAGCAGCTACTCGTCCTCACGTGTGTATAATAACCCCACCCCTGCTTctctctgtatcactccaaatTCTTCCTTCCTATTCTTCTTCGACGCACTCTTCACCAAACATGAAtcgcttcctctctctctcctcgctctcttctccctcgccctcatcctcttcttcttcacactCTTTCCCGACACGATCTCCTTGCATTATGTGAACTTGAAACACCTATGCTCGAGGTAGACCTGTTAAACGGGTGGATTGGGTCAAGTTTGGGTCGgatcataaatggtccgacccaaatcgacccatttaacccgtttatgacccatttattgcaatacaaaatttttgacccatacccgatgcatttaactaaacttaagaaagcttACTTCTCATATATagaatgataataataataatagttttatacaacacaaatttcatagacaatttttataatttttaaaataattattttaaaaatcgaatttttattatttttattttttaaaattaattttatattttaaaaatatttttcttttttttttttttttttttgttatttttcttctttggccggccgccggccatgaCAACAGCCTGCGGCCAGCCACaagtgagcctcgagctcgcccaactcGCCAACACcagcgagctcaaggctcgccaaattcggcgaggggcgagctcgagctcacccgacGCTAGTGAGTTCAAGTCTCGCCAAatcggtgaggcttgagcctcgccaaatccggcgagctcaaggctcgcctgGCCAATTGCCGTGCCGACAatcggaggaagaagaaagaaaaaaatttgtaaagttaaagagagaagagagagattgtgaggttttgggtAAAAATGGATTTcaaatccaacccatttaagatccacttaagacccacctatcaaagtctttaattgttaaacccatttaactactttttgtcaaaaaacaagtgacccatatatgactcatttatgatttaaattggtcatatatgggtctaagacccattttgccacctctagctTGAGGCGAGGTTAAACGTAATCACCGATCCTGTAGAAGgtgaaccatttttttttttatacccagGGAATCCGTACAACCGGCAGTCGGCGGGTAAATCCTGAAGCGACGCTAGcagaggacccaccaccccgacgtcgcgCTTAAGATCCCATGCGATCCACGGGATTCGAACTCTTCCATCCTGGGTAGATATCATCGGAGCGTTTATCCAACTGAGCCACCGCAAGTGGTGGTGTggaccatttttcttttgtcaagagGAAAAGCAGAAAATTGAAATCACACCTTTTGCGGCGCAACATATCCGGGAGGTGCAGCAAAGACATCGCCGTCGAAAGGCGTTATCTACAGATGACCAGTCTTTCCTAACAAAAAGACTTCCGGTTTCTCCATCGCAGAACACAGCAACAATCAGGGCACATTCAAGAACTGCTAGACAATATGTCAAGGCGGACGAGCCAAGCGCAAACGAGTGCGAACCCATCACTTCTCAGCCTGTGATTCTTCATTAACTTTTGGTCAAGACTCAAGTGCTCTCATCTATGTGGTAGGTTCACCTGGATTTTGGGGGACTATTCTGACCTTCCCAGGCATTCCAGGGATAATTTAGTTCACCTGAATTTGATCACTCGGAATCCTGATCGTATGCAAGCAGTGAACTTAACAGGAAAGATCTATTTTTATTGGGTCTATCCAGATTTTTCTCGCGTCCGATTTGATCTGAAACTACACGCTCCTGCTCAGATTACCTCACATGTTTTTGGTTCAGTGAATCATCAAATATCCGTTTTCTCGGTCTGGTAAAGCATGGAATTGCATGTTAATCCAAAAAATTACATTATGATTACGATCTAAAAAAATGTCATTCACATGTATCCTTTTAGATATGACAACACTCATCACCGCAACATAAGAATTATGTTGAGgaatcaaaattattatttatcgTGGCAAAAGTTTTACAGACATGTTTATTAGGAACTTCAGCAATCAAAATATGCATCTACTGAAATTCCAATATGAATCTGTcattcaaaaatagaaaaagaaacactgATACTAAAACATAGCACAATGAACTCAAACGAGCCTAATTGCAGAACTTTTATTTGCTTGTGAATGTATTGAGCAAATCTGAAGAGAAAACTTGTCATGTAATGTGATAACCGTTAAATGCTTGTCGAATCGTTGATTGGATGCCAAAATCTATTGAAGAACCACATAGAATCGGCTTCCACTGCATACCCATCGTGATTTCTGTGCCAACTATAATATGCGTGCGTTCGGTTCTTAATATCAAACATCGCATGGCCAAAGCTGGCTTCCCGGTAGGCTGAGTATTTTGGCTGGGGTTCCGTCATACTGCATAGGAAAATCAGATATTTACATGATCCAACGGCAACCCAGAATAGTCATAAATAAATTAGGAAGTGTTTTGTAAGGTAAATCATCTTACTTGTTGGCCAAACCTTCAATATTGCCTCCATCGCCAATCGTTATGTACACTGGAGCTGATTGATTGGGAACAGGGGTGCACAAGCCGTTCACGATGTTGTATGCAATGTTGGATACACGTTCCTGTGACACTCATCAATCGGTCAGCAGTTCTTAGAATCAAACTAGACAAACATATAATAGAAGTACATTGATTTCATTGGACAGACATCACCGTTTTTGTCAATGTGCTAATTTCATCTCCACGACGAACATTGAAAATGATAGTTTGATTGGACTAACTCATCAGAGTTGGCTATATACATCTTTCTATGGAAAGGATTTTATCGAAATAAAGCTTAAAAGTTAGATAATAAGGATAATGGTTAATACGCCACAAACTATTTTACCACTAAAAAATCCAAACCAGTattatctataataaatttacctcaaatgaccacaaaaaaccacaaattacTACACTTGTAATttgcaaactaattttttggccAACAAAAACCCTTAACTGTATTATATATCattcgttaaattgaattaataacacaaaaaatcacaaaattagtataattgtGACAAACAGAGAGaaatcataaactagtacaTCAATTAACTATCAAAATCATCCAACTTGGCAATTTGATAGTCTAATTTAACAGAAAATAatagatggtaaatttattacaagtgtaccaatttgaggtaaatttatcaaaagtgcaTCAGTTAAAgtttttgatagtcaaaaaattaatctaagATAAATTCGTCATATGTGTatcgatttaggatttttcggATATTAACCCTAAGCAAAAGAAACATTTTGACTTACAGATCGTTCATAGGCATGGACATGCCCTGCAAACACCACATCAACTTTGTATTGCACAAACCACGATTCGAACATCACTCTCATGGTTTCTCCCTCCATGTAGTGATAGTTGTAGCTATTGTACCACGGAGAGTGCACCAAAACAATCAGCCACGGTGTCTCGGTCCTGTTAACTTTCGGCAGCTCTCCTTGAAGCCAGTTGTACTGGGGAGTATATTTACCTTAGAAGCCAACAGAGGCAAAAGGAAATAAGCGAAGTGAGCAGCGACATTCAATAAGAATTGGCATTCTGAGAGATATGCCTCTGTTGTTCTTCTTGGTACAACCGTACGCCATAATAGCATCTAATCACAACGGTTTTAACGCCTAACAAACTTTCATTTCCATTACTGGATGTTTGAGTTTACTGATGAAGTATCTGCACCCCTCCCCTGCATATGAGCAGTCTACTACATCGAACGAAATCTTGAAAGAAGGGGTCCGTTTTCATCCACAGATATCAAAATAGAATTACTTATTGATTCTTCATCTATTTCCACCTCACACACAAATTAGTATTATCAttgtatcaaaaaaaaaaaaaagaattcttgaAAACATGGGAGGTTTCCTGAAGTAGCATCTCATTCTCATCTATGTTGGCAGGATGGTCGAGGATGTAGATATCATACCATATGCAGAGTATGACGATAAGACTATAATGTAAGCCGAAGCCCTCTTGATTGAGTACCAAAAGGGTGCAGTGCTGTTTGATGCTCTATAAGGGACATGGTATCTGTGCGAAAAGGGCTTGAAGGGTTTATTTTCGCCCTGCAGAAAAAAATAACGTACAGCGTCATCAGTCGTGTCATTATATGAACTCATGCATCTGAAACTTCAAGATAAGAATGAACGGGCAAGGACTTCGTCCCCTGCATATTTCCTGTAACATCATAAAAACTGATATTGTAAAGCGTCCATATCTTTTGTGGTATTAGACTGGCTGACAGTCTAAGTTCTACTGCGTCTCGCCTTGTATAAACCTCAAgaattgaatttattgcttCCTTCGATTCCCCAACTTCCCGGTGAAGAGGAATAATGCAATATGAGAACATGGAACTTGGATAGAAGCCCTTAGCCACCAAAAGCAGCTGAGGATTGTTTGATCTACCAACCAGTATCAAAGCAAATTATCGATTGATCAAATAGTAGAGATTTTATTCTGTAACAAATTAGCACAGAAATGAAGGGATCAAGGCTTAGGTGACTCTGAGTatgaaatagttatttcttGGTGGAAGTATAACGCTAGCACTCACGAGTTCAGGAGCAAAGTCGATTTCGTGATTGCCTGCTGTCCATATCCAGGGTTGATAAGCTACACTTCTTTCGACAAACCTTCCCCATGTATCCCACTTCACATTGTCGTGGTCGGGATAATCATCCGCGTATGACAAGTCTCCAACATACAATAGAGTCTGTCCTTTTTGCGGATTATGCTCATAATGGGTGAGTGTTCGGTTTGAATCAAAAGTCTGACCAAGATCCCCTGCAATGGTCATCAGCATGCTGAGCATAGAAAGAAGTAGAACCATGGATGCATGTAAATTAACGGCAGAACTAAATTTGCTGCGACTTACTGATGAATTTGATTATCAAAACTAAATGATTCCACAAAGACTTACAGTACATACACAGGAATGAGCTTTTGAAGTTACTCTGAGTCATTGACTATCTATGCATGACAATATGATTTACTTTACCTATGAGACCAAAAGTATACGGAACATCAGGGCCAACCTCTGGAGGAGTATTGAACCAGAATTGTCGGACCGTGTGTCCAATTCCAACCTCATAATAGTATTTGGTGTTGTACTGCAAGTAAACGGAATAAACATCAGCTACATTTACCAAATTTTGCAGACCAGGCaccaataaattaatatttctgGAGGAATCCAGAAATTTACCATCAAGTTTTTGAGGGTGCAATGGTGGATGTAACCAGAAGTATAATTGTAGAACTTATAATGATTAACTTTgccctttgcctttttcttgtGCTCGCTGTTTTCACTCCAGTAACGCACTGTACTGGACCCAGGTTCATCCGAAGTCACCCATGACACGATCACCCCTTTTCCCACGTGATCTCCTTGTGTAATATGTACCTAAAGACTCACgccaaaatcaaaaccaaatcaGAAACCACAAGGAATAGAACGAAATTAACAACAGTGACCTCTAACATTAGTTCACATCGAATCTGAAACCGAATTAATGCGACTCTTGCTCATCCTAGTGTGTCTCTACACATAGATGTCAACCATTTCACAAGTCACAAATGAATAGAAGGAAAAGCTTGTGCTATACTGAGAGGAAAAGCAAGAAGACAAGCTCAGTTGAGACCTGTTGAGGGGCATTATAGCCAGGAGGCACTCGGAAAACATCGCTATTTAGAGGCATGTCCACAGTTTTCTCCACTTTACGGACGAAAGTGCTCGTCTTCCCTCCATTGCACAGATCAGCCCCATTcaaaaccagaacaagaacaagaacagcCCCAACAACAGCCACTGAACAGCAAGATGAACATCCCAGAACAGCCATCTTGATCTTATTTTGGGATACGGAAGAACCTACGTGACACAACCCCACAAATTCTCACATCAGTGCACTACCCCCTATATAGGTGAGTGTAATACTGAGGAACACGCCTcttcaagaaagaaaggagaaggaatTTGCGCAAAACTCAGGGAATATCCACCGGACTATACGCATATACAGGGTAAATGTCAACCCTTATGAACGCTAAACAAAGAATTTCGCAGCTTCCCAAATATGAAAAGAGGTTCAGCATTTTTCTGAGGGAATACGCAAATGATGGCGTCTAATTCTTTCCTTCCCTTCTCGATGAGGACGATTCTAAGTATGCAGTTGACGCTGAAACCATGGTAGATTTCGTAATGAAAACGACCGCATCATTTAGACTCTTTCTCGGACAAGGAGAAGAAGGCAATAATGTTTTGGACCCTAATTGAGTGTCGCCACCTAGGTTGCACGGACACCCTCCGAGacccttcgtgtcgtgtccaacACTCCGATACAtgtccgacacgtggtcaacacGTGTTAGAAAATCCGACACGCGAGTCGGAAATTCCGACACGTGACTTCGACACGCACAGggttatttttacaaatttccaaaacttatggggtttaaatataaatatataaaaaataataataaaagctaaaacaaatttctaatactCATTTGAAGATGTTAGGTGcttgaaattgcaaaattttcactTGATGAGCcggagagttttttttttttttttcagaagaaGTAGATAATGAGGATGAATgactttttgttatatttgatgatgaaatgttgctttttttttttcttattgttaaattttaaatttaataatgaaACGTGGATTAAAtgttttttcctccaagttttatggattattacaatgaaatgtagttgaatttgtcaaattaaaacaatgaatgatattaacaaatgtatgattaatgtttttagtatagattaattctaggctctttttattattattatttagttatttatgcatttatatattaaaatatttatttaatatataacgtgtcggaacgtgtcgaaattctctacttttgagaaataatgtgccaacgtgtcgtgtcgtgtcgtgtgcGTGTCGCGTATCCGTGTCGATGCAACCTAGGTCGCCACTACCGGTTCCTTTCGGGTGCAACTGGTTTTGACCATCGATAGATGCGGCAAAGAGTCGGCCATTGCCGAGTTCTGTAACGAaacagaaaaatggaaaatgactCTGAAATTCGAAAAGTGGCGACGTGATTTGGTAGTGACGTTATGGAATATGGGATTAGGACTTTgtctgaagaagaaagagttgGGTCTATGATCTTAGCTTTGATTTGACTCACTGTCTAGTAAACAATAACACCATTACGCGGCAAGAAAGCATCTTGGCTTCACGTAAGCATTGGCAAAAAGTTTAATTAATacgaaattttatttttttcttttttatactattattgttctttttgaaaatttatgccAACACCATCATCTggagtaataaaataaatatgatattagCTAGAACAAGAGGCCGGCCAAATGTGGGGAAGTGAGACAAGCAACACAGTGGACTAACACCTGTCCAGTTCCAATCCAGTTTGTACACGGGATGTGCCCGAGGCACCAATTTTCTCTTATTAAAGTCAGAAACCACCGAGACGAGCGCCCCTAGACATTTTCATTGTTGACCACCATTTTTATGTCAGtatcaaatcatttaaattcaatcattcaatctcCTTTCAGCTAATCACCAGATAAGAACTCGAAAGCCCGAGCTTTCAAGTGTTTCAAGAAAAGGTACAACCTTACTTTAACACGTCTCGAAGAAAGTACAACCTTTTATAATACTTTTAACACCACATATAAAATATCTTAAGAAAAACCCTATTTTATACTCGTAGGACAATATTGTTATCCATTAAAGTCTACGATACAACATAAGAGCCAACGTGAATGATAATTCGTGACATATTGCCGCATTGTTTCGTAAACTGTGGCAGTTGAGGccgcgtttgtttgtgtttctttttttgtttttaaacactttttctgtttttttttcctgaaacaaaaaggaacaaaacgcgtttggacgcgtttgttctttttttgttcttttgttccctgtgaacaaaaaagaaacagaaacaagaaacacaaattttgtgtttcttgtttctgaaacacttttgagaaacacttatttttttttcttttttctcttattttcttgttcttttttcttttggccggtcgccggcctcggccatggccggcgaccggccgacgagggacggcggcctcgcccagccacggcgaggccgaggctcgccgtcccccggcgaggccgaggctcgccgtagctgggcgagggtcggcctcgccatggtcgggcgagctcgagctcgccagatcccaggcgaggccgacctcgcccgagcggccggcgagcctcggcctgcCGAGCCACCGCCCGGAGTCACGCcgactggcggtggctcggcgaggccgaggctcgccgccgctgggcgaggtcggcctcgccggatccgggcgagctcgagctcgccccgcccatggcgaggccgactcgcgccggcccgggcgacctcgatctcgcccgatccggcgtggccgacctcgcccggcggccggcgaggccgcgccgccgcccgccgggcgagctcggcctcgccggatcaaggcgaggccgacctcgcgccggcccgggcgagctcaatctcgcccgatccggcgaggccgagctcgcccggcggccggcgaggccgagctcgcccggcggcggcgagcctcggcctcgccggatgccGGGCGAGTCGGCGGGCTCGCCTAGctggtggccggcgaggccgcgcctcgcccgcccgccgggcgagctcggcctctcggatcaaggcgaggccgaccctcgccggatcaaggcgaggccgaccctcaccggccggtcgccggccaaaagaagaaaaaaatgaaaaagaaaaaaagaaaaaaaggaaaaataagaaaaaaatagaaaaaataaaagaaataaaaaaattatccaaatttaccaaacatgtttctgtttattttttattttcgaacaagtttaccaaacgcgttgttttgttcaaaaattgttcccctaacaaacactttttctatttcgttcctcggacaatttttaaacaaaacacaaccaaacgcgcccgaGTCGCTAGCAAGGTTCATGGCCCTCACTAGACCTAGGGGAGGTTGCCTTGCCTAGAGTAAGCTGGGCCAAGAAAGCCCGGGGCGCGGGCCTTTGCAGCCCCACCGGCCGTGAGCTAGGCAGTTTTTGCCCAAATCTACTTGCTAGTAGTCGACAAGggcttaaaaataaaataaattgttaaaatatcattaaaaatgttGACATCAACATTGGTTATGCCATCCACGTTCTCGATTTTCGACCTAAATTAGCTggataccaaaaataaaaaaaaaaaaaaatttaagattaaattggtcaaattaaaagtttttttgactaaattagtattaatGTAACagatttattactttttttaatactttttttgttATATCTGTGAGTCAACGGTGTCAGCACTATTGTTTTTGTTCATAGCTAAACTATGCTCGCCAAAGACGGCACTATTTTAACAGCACCATACTTAATGATCCCTTAACATCCATGCCAGCACTTTTGCCAAGCCTTCTAATTAAAGGACCACCGTGAAATTAAAGGACTATTATTCAgggactttattttaaaaaaagaagaagataaagatcACATTAAACATTTGACAAAACTTAAAGATGGTTGATGCCACCCGGCATGTCGGGTGCATGTATTATCCAAAGGAGATGACATCATCGATccttatattaaaaataaaaaagcttgGATAGGATCGCGAATGAATTTGACAGGTTGATTGGATTTCCTATTAGGAATCATAAAATTGCTAATTTTACAATCAAATTGTGTAATACTtatattgtttttttctccCAAGAAAGAAACGGGGTGTGAGAAAAATGATTTGGGTTGGGAGCACAAACTTTTAAAATGTCGAAAAATAATGTAGAAAAGGAGAATCCACTAGATGTTGTATAATCATGATCACTTCATGTTCACTAATATTCAATTTAACTTAATCACATTAATACGTTGCTTCCACTCTCTATAAAGAAAGAATGCAGAGCAACGGTAACTCCTCACCTTCTCCTAACGATAGAGACCACAGAGAAAGTAATGATTACTTGTTAGGTACCTTTGAAAAATTCACTTAAGGATGATGCAGATCGAAGAGAATTggccaaacaaagaaagaagcgaTTCCGAATTCCTTCTCTACTACGCTTGGGCTCatttttgctcataaatagACAACCCAAACGATCACATTGATACAATATGAACACACCAGCCATAAGCCAATATTAAGTTAAATCAGGTTTTCTATATGCTATATTGTAGTGGTTGCGATCGCCACCCTTTTGCATGATTGAAAAGATAATAATCCAATACATATATGCACTCAAAAATACTTGATgggcctatttttttttattccataaattaTCTTATTCAAACGTTCAATTCAAAATAGCTTGGTTAACTCATGCACTCAAAAATACTTGATTAGCTCAATTGGAATGATGAATTACGGACTCATGTTACTCTGTCCCAACTACAAAAAAACCTCGAGGAGCGGAATCAAAATGCTTTTGGAAACATtttcagaagaaaaaagaatttgctAGCCAGATTAGGAGGCATCCAAAAGGCACTCAGGAAAGGTGCAAATCCTTTTTTTAATCGAAACTAAAagcaaaattataaaaaaaaaaaaaaaaatgatgatgtcTTGGGTCCGGAAGAAATACACtggtataaaaaaaatctagatgTCAATGGATAAAATACGAAGTTCTTTTTATGCTACCACAATCAAAAGGATAATAGTGGAGAATGAGTGTTTGACCAAGAGGAATTAATAGGTATTGTGGTGGATTTTTACActaacttttttctttgaagatgACCCAACCCCAACCAAGAGTCCACAGTTTAACAGATTTTAGGTCCTGAGTTATTCGCAAGCTTCGAATCTGGCTAAGCTAGCCGACAAAGAATAGGTTCACGGATCATTGTTTGATATTGGACTTTACAAAGCACCCGGACCAGATAGTTTCTAAATAGATCTTACTGGTAGACTATGAACAGGAACTTATAGATCATCCACAACCAACCACAAGGAATCTTGGTACCGAGTGAATGAAGTGGATTGTCAATGAGAATCGTGTGAATGCCATGAGTTGAGTTACCTAAAGCTCTCCAAAGCCACTAGTTAATTCCAAATTGAGTCAATTCGGTTTCTAGTTtgtggaattgggaaccggCCCAACCAGTCTTGGAACCGGACCATTTAGTCCAGTTCGATTTCAAGATTAATCCCGAAAGCaatatatcttcttttttatctttttcttctattctctatatttttaaCTCGAAAAATTTGGTATTGTCTTTTGCTTGCATTTGGTGATATTGCTTCCCCATCTATTGAAGCAATTGTACCTGCATTATGTATGATTCAAATGGTTTCACCTcccattttgttcttttccgcATCAATTTTTGTTGGTTTCTTCCATATGCACCTTCTCGATTAAAGTGCTACAAGCGGAAGTTTCCCAACATTGAAAAAAGAagtattatttttgttttttattaaattaacgTTTACGTGATCGATGCGCTGATTGATAATCAGCTAGTCTTGCATAGAATTTTGTAGTTATTATTATATTACATGGCATCGCATCAACATATGTTATATAATAAAAGAATGTGtatatattgataaataaatttatagtCATAACTTTATTTCTACTGAAGGTcataaagaaattaaattcaaaCGTCTCTACCTTTCAAGAGAACAAGAATTatataaaaggggaaaaaaaaaaaaaaaaccttatcgGTTTAGTAACTAAAAACCAAGAACCGTCAGAACCAGCCGATTCCTGAATTGGAACTAGACTGATGCTCTTCCCTAACCATTAGTGTTCATAGCAATCTCCACCCTTTCATCTTTGGTTTTTTCCTCCTGCCTTGTCATTTATATATACTTTCTTACATCGTTATTTTGtggcccaattttttttat
Above is a window of Eucalyptus grandis isolate ANBG69807.140 chromosome 9, ASM1654582v1, whole genome shotgun sequence DNA encoding:
- the LOC104418865 gene encoding purple acid phosphatase 2; amino-acid sequence: MAVLGCSSCCSVAVVGAVLVLVLVLNGADLCNGGKTSTFVRKVEKTVDMPLNSDVFRVPPGYNAPQQVHITQGDHVGKGVIVSWVTSDEPGSSTVRYWSENSEHKKKAKGKVNHYKFYNYTSGYIHHCTLKNLMYNTKYYYEVGIGHTVRQFWFNTPPEVGPDVPYTFGLIGDLGQTFDSNRTLTHYEHNPQKGQTLLYVGDLSYADDYPDHDNVKWDTWGRFVERSVAYQPWIWTAGNHEIDFAPELGENKPFKPFSHRYHVPYRASNSTAPFWYSIKRASAYIIVLSSYSAYGKYTPQYNWLQGELPKVNRTETPWLIVLVHSPWYNSYNYHYMEGETMRVMFESWFVQYKVDVVFAGHVHAYERSERVSNIAYNIVNGLCTPVPNQSAPVYITIGDGGNIEGLANNMTEPQPKYSAYREASFGHAMFDIKNRTHAYYSWHRNHDGYAVEADSMWFFNRFWHPINDSTSI